In Juglans regia cultivar Chandler chromosome 13, Walnut 2.0, whole genome shotgun sequence, the following proteins share a genomic window:
- the LOC109020658 gene encoding basic form of pathogenesis-related protein 1-like, translating to MEFSKFFLAICFIGFTLIHASLAQNSHRDFLNAHNAARAEVGVAPLTWNHTLQVYARNYANKRRDCNLEHSNGPYGENIAQGWGTFTALEAVKMWVDEKQYYDCKSGSCKGGECLHYTQVVWRDTKRIGCARVKCNKDGGIFMTCNYDPIGNYVGERPF from the coding sequence ATGGAGTTTAGCAAGTTTTTTCTAGCAATATGCTTCATAGGGTTCACCCTAATTCACGCCTCCCTGGCACAAAATTCCCACCGAGACTTTCTCAACGCCCACAATGCTGCTCGTGCCGAAGTCGGTGTTGCTCCTCTAACATGGAACCACACGCTGCAAGTCTATGCCAGGAATTATGCTAACAAGAGAAGGGATTGCAACTTGGAGCATTCCAATGGACCATATGGGGAAAACATCGCTCAAGGATGGGGTACCTTCACTGCACTTGAGGCTGTGAAGATGTGGGTTGATGAGAAACAATACTACGACTGCAAGTCCGGTTCGTGTAAGGGTGGTGAGTGCCTGCACTACACCCAGGTTGTCTGGCGCGACACCAAGCGTATTGGGTGTGCCAGGGTCAAGTGTAATAAGGATGGGGGGATCTTTATGACTTGCAACTACGATCCTATCGGTAATTACGTTGGTGAACgcccattttaa
- the LOC109020654 gene encoding basic form of pathogenesis-related protein 1-like translates to MPACALKMGLSKFMLAICFAGLTLTHDLALAQNSDQDFVDAHNAARDEVGVGPISWDDTLAAYAQNYARERRDCNLEHSMGPYSENIAAGWSRFTAIEAVKMWVDEKQYYDYETNSCVGDECRHYTQIVWRDTTHLGCARVRCNSGGIFVTCNYDPPGNNDGERPY, encoded by the coding sequence ATGCCTGCCTGTGCCTTGAAAATGGGGCTAAGCAAGTTTATGCTAGCCATATGCTTCGCGGGGTTAACCCTAACTCATGATCTTGCCCTAGCTCAAAACTCCGACCAAGACTTTGTGGATGCACACAATGCTGCGCGTGATGAAGTTGGTGTTGGTCCTATTTCTTGGGACGATACCCTTGCAGCCTATGCACAAAACTATGCTCGTGAGAGGAGGGACTGCAACTTGGAGCATTCCATGGGACCCTATTCGGAAAACATTGCTGCTGGCTGGAGTCGCTTTACCGCAATAGAGGCAGTGAAGATGTGGGTAGATGAGAAGCAATACTATGACTATGAGACCAACTCGTGTGTTGGCGATGAGTGCAGACACTACACTCAGATTGTCTGGCGCGACACAACGCATCTCGGCTGCGCCAGGGTCAGGTGTAACAGTGGTGGGATATTTGTGACCTGCAACTACGATCCTCCGGGAAATAACGACGGCGAACGTCCTTACTAA